The Gracilinanus agilis isolate LMUSP501 unplaced genomic scaffold, AgileGrace unplaced_scaffold49305, whole genome shotgun sequence genomic sequence ACACGCTACTGGCGCTGCACCAGCACGGCCACTCGGGGCCCTTCGAGAGCAAGTTCAAGAAAGAGCCAGCCCTGGCTCCTAGTAGGATGCTGGGCTTCGAGGCTAACGGCGCCAACGGGGCCAAAGCAGGTAGGCCCCAGCTTGTTGCTTTGCAGGGGACATTTTtcggtgggggtggggggcagagagTGAGTGGGATGAAGGTGGGGGGGCACTTTCCATTTGCCACCTTGCCTCAGTCCCCAGAAACAACAAACACTCAACTTCCTGATCTGCATAAGGCGGAACCATTGCTTAGGTGGCAACGTGTTCATGTGCTGAAGCAGCATAACAGAGATGAGTCAGACTGGGGTGATAGACACTGACAGAGGGTTTTCCTTTCCTAGCACATTCTTGGGATAGGAGTTATGAAGGCCCTAGTCACCTTTTAACCTGTTCAGCAGACATGTACTCAGCCAAATGCACAATGAACACTGGTGTACAAGTAGGTGTTGAGGATCATTTCTTAGATACAGTTTAAAAGACAAGGAAGCACACGTTTCATATTCTGGAATGTAATTTTATGTAACAGTTTAATTTATAGAAGTAAATTTCCTTTATGGCTacatccatttctttttcagttctccTGTTGcacactttaaaaaatcatcttctgACTACTATTTGGTTATTCGTTAAGAATCTTATATGGTGGGCTTTATCTGAACCCTGACTCAAAGGATCACTGCAAATGCatatttatcccttcccctcttttttcccttttacttcttTGTTTTCGTAGTTGCCCGTGCAGCAAGGAAGAGGAAGCCTTCCCCAGAACCAGAAGGTGAAGTTGGTCCTCCCAAGATCAATGGAGAGGCACAGCCATGGTTAACAACCCAAACAGAAGGGATGAAAATCCCCATGACTCCCACGCCGTTTGTGTCTCCTCCACCACCCACTGTCTCACCTCATTCCAACCGGACCACACCGCCAGAAGCGGCTCAGAATGGCCAGTCCCCCATGGCAGCTCTGATCTTAGTAGCAGACAATGCAGGGGGCAATCATGCCTCCAAAGATGCCAACCAAGTTCACTCCACTACTAGGAGGAATAGCAACAGTCCACCTTCTCCATCCTCTATGAACCAAAGAAGGCTGGGCCCCAGAGAAGTGGGGAACCAGGGGTCCAGCACGGGGGGACTGGAACCAGTACACCCAGCCAGCCTCCCGGACTCCTCTCTGACGG encodes the following:
- the IRF2BP2 gene encoding interferon regulatory factor 2-binding protein 2; this encodes GPAQPAELGGHKRPGSVSGGGGGSGSEHEPRETTKEKQTQAAHRGPADSLAAASAAVSVSGAAELGGEGGGKGRGPGEQDWVNKPKTVRDTLLALHQHGHSGPFESKFKKEPALAPSRMLGFEANGANGAKAVARAARKRKPSPEPEGEVGPPKINGEAQPWLTTQTEGMKIPMTPTPFVSPPPPTVSPHSNRTTPPEAAQNGQSPMAALILVADNAGGNHASKDANQVHSTTRRNSNSPPSPSSMNQRRLGPREVGNQGSSTGGLEPVHPASLPDSSLTASAPLCCTLCHERLEDTHFVQCPSVPSHKFCFPCSRQSIKQQGASGEVYCPSGEKCPLVGSNVPWAFMQGEIATILAGDVKVKKERDS